A window from Halomicrobium urmianum encodes these proteins:
- the cheY gene encoding chemotaxis protein CheY — protein sequence MPDVLIADDSEFMRNLLREILEEDHTIVGEVENGVEAVEVYDEERPDLVMMDIVMPIRDGIEATDEIKSADPDANVIMCTSVGQEEKMKEAVKAGADGYITKPFQKPSVIEAIEDVVPS from the coding sequence ATGCCGGACGTACTGATCGCGGACGACTCGGAGTTCATGCGCAACCTCCTGCGCGAGATCCTGGAGGAGGATCACACCATCGTGGGAGAGGTCGAGAACGGGGTCGAGGCCGTCGAGGTCTACGACGAGGAGCGGCCCGACCTCGTGATGATGGACATCGTGATGCCCATCAGGGACGGCATCGAGGCGACCGACGAGATCAAGAGCGCCGACCCCGACGCGAACGTCATCATGTGTACGAGCGTCGGCCAGGAGGAGAAGATGAAGGAGGCGGTCAAGGCCGGCGCGGACGGCTACATCACCAAGCCCTTCCAGAAGCCCAGCGTCATAGAAGCCATCGAGGACGTCGTCCCCTCGTAG
- a CDS encoding chemotaxis protein CheD: MKVYDGSSADESVEPTPERRKVGIAEYEVATDGAVLTTSGLGSCVGVALYDPTAGVAGLVHVMLPAAAEGEGAHAKFADTGVAVLLEAMADAGADPDGVEAKIAGGSDMLDLSGDGSSIGTRNVDAVREALGEHGVPIVAEDVGGRHGRSLRLEGTTGDLVVKSADQDATTL; encoded by the coding sequence ATGAAGGTCTACGACGGGAGTTCGGCCGACGAGAGCGTCGAACCGACGCCCGAGCGGCGGAAGGTCGGCATCGCCGAGTACGAGGTCGCGACCGACGGGGCCGTTCTGACGACCAGCGGGCTGGGGTCGTGCGTGGGCGTCGCGCTGTACGATCCGACGGCCGGCGTGGCCGGGCTGGTCCACGTGATGTTGCCCGCCGCGGCGGAGGGCGAGGGGGCCCACGCGAAGTTCGCCGACACCGGCGTCGCGGTCCTGCTGGAGGCGATGGCCGATGCGGGCGCCGACCCCGACGGCGTCGAGGCCAAGATCGCCGGCGGCAGCGACATGCTCGACCTCTCGGGCGACGGTTCCTCGATCGGGACCCGGAACGTCGACGCCGTCCGCGAGGCCCTCGGCGAGCACGGCGTCCCGATCGTCGCCGAGGACGTCGGCGGCCGGCACGGTCGGTCGCTGCGCCTCGAGGGGACGACCGGAGACCTGGTGGTCAAGAGCGCAGACCAGGACGCCACGACGTTATAG
- a CDS encoding RAD55 family ATPase, with protein sequence MIELTKTGIDGLDEILNGGIVTNSTTLVSGNPGAGKSILGLQYIYNGVEQFDEKGIYLSFEENERDLREAAESIGFDKWPEYVENGDIKVYDKQVLLRENDFSSSLDLLLSDLEDEEYDRLVLDSLAMFELFFETEKEKRTYLLKFTDILRENELTTLMTNEQGAVFPDTDIGLENYLTDGNIYLIQTPTDSGVNRYVWVAKMRKQDIETDIYPMEISWGGIKVHENASAFSMMSEDESPL encoded by the coding sequence ATGATCGAACTCACCAAAACCGGTATCGACGGCCTCGACGAGATTCTCAACGGCGGCATCGTGACGAACTCGACGACCCTGGTCAGCGGCAACCCGGGCGCCGGGAAGTCGATCCTCGGACTCCAGTACATCTACAACGGCGTCGAGCAGTTCGACGAGAAGGGCATCTACCTCTCCTTCGAGGAGAACGAGCGGGACCTCCGCGAGGCCGCGGAGTCGATCGGCTTCGACAAGTGGCCGGAGTACGTCGAGAACGGCGACATCAAGGTGTACGACAAGCAGGTACTCCTGCGCGAGAACGACTTCTCCTCGTCGCTGGACCTCCTGCTTTCCGACCTCGAGGACGAGGAGTACGACCGCCTCGTGCTCGATTCGCTCGCGATGTTCGAGCTGTTCTTCGAGACCGAGAAGGAGAAGCGGACCTACCTCCTGAAGTTCACCGACATCCTCCGGGAGAACGAGCTGACGACCCTGATGACCAACGAGCAGGGAGCGGTCTTCCCGGACACCGACATCGGGCTGGAGAACTACCTCACCGACGGCAACATCTACCTCATCCAGACGCCGACCGACTCCGGCGTGAACCGCTACGTCTGGGTCGCGAAGATGCGCAAGCAGGACATCGAGACCGACATCTACCCGATGGAGATCTCCTGGGGCGGGATCAAGGTCCACGAGAACGCCAGCGCCTTCTCGATGATGAGCGAGGACGAGTCGCCGCTCTGA
- a CDS encoding DUF7521 family protein yields MIELLYATSTLVFVVAGLTMAGMAVRAYVQTSRRAMLHLSLGFSLAVAGAAATMISAFITDFDGVKSLLLVNSVLTTCGFLLVMYSLVTYE; encoded by the coding sequence ATGATAGAACTGCTCTACGCGACCTCTACCCTCGTGTTCGTCGTCGCCGGCCTGACGATGGCCGGGATGGCCGTGCGGGCCTACGTCCAGACGTCTCGCCGGGCGATGCTGCACCTGTCGCTGGGATTCTCCCTGGCCGTCGCCGGGGCGGCCGCGACGATGATCAGCGCCTTCATCACTGACTTCGACGGCGTGAAGTCGCTCCTGCTGGTCAACAGCGTGCTGACGACCTGCGGGTTCCTGCTGGTGATGTACAGCCTCGTCACCTACGAGTGA
- a CDS encoding type II/IV secretion system ATPase subunit, producing MTEHGRPRPSDELRQVAARRPHLRDHLKKFKQITGEFPTFIEEAKDDYESERPNVLYPVGGPIFCHVYGDVGQDMRYYAIEPDLDQEEQVVFGKVRDKLLQKSVNKPAPQSETEYDDRIEELLQESTRVRDRDADRGVLTRLANMGSVGRVEVTESTYENILYRLNRDIVGLGPLEPVMRDPANEDIHVIGRDECHVDHSVYGMLETTVEWPSEQAFDQWLRNMGERIGDPVSDSDPIVDSTLPDGSRLNLIYSDDISVKGPSLTIRQGDEVPLSIFQITKWGTLSPELAAYLWLCLENEQTVFVVGETASGKTTTLNAITSFIPRDSKIYTAEDTAEVLPPHNTWQQLLTREGEDEGTSVDMFDLVAAALRSRPDYIIVGEVRGEEGRMAFQAAQTGHPVMLTFHASDIVSMIQRFTGDPINVPETFMDNADVALFQNRVKQGDRVLRRVTSVQEIEGYSKEMDGVVTRQAFYWDPVEDEIVFQGMNNSYVLEEQIATLLGYEDTRDIYNDLEYRADIIRRAIQENITGYHEVNEFIQNFQRDGIEGVPFTISRPD from the coding sequence ATGACCGAGCACGGACGACCCAGACCGTCGGACGAACTGCGGCAGGTGGCCGCCCGGCGTCCCCACCTGCGGGACCACCTCAAGAAGTTCAAGCAGATCACCGGGGAGTTCCCCACCTTCATCGAGGAGGCCAAGGACGACTACGAGTCCGAACGGCCGAACGTCCTCTACCCGGTCGGCGGCCCCATCTTCTGTCACGTCTACGGCGATGTGGGCCAGGACATGCGCTACTACGCCATCGAGCCCGACCTGGATCAGGAGGAACAGGTCGTCTTCGGGAAGGTCCGCGACAAGCTCCTGCAGAAGTCGGTCAACAAGCCCGCACCCCAGAGCGAGACCGAGTACGACGACCGCATCGAGGAGCTCCTCCAGGAGTCCACCCGGGTCCGCGATCGCGACGCGGACCGGGGCGTGCTGACCCGGCTGGCCAACATGGGCAGCGTCGGCAGGGTCGAGGTCACCGAGAGCACCTACGAGAACATCCTTTACCGGCTCAACCGCGACATCGTCGGCCTCGGACCGCTGGAGCCGGTGATGCGCGACCCGGCCAACGAGGACATCCACGTCATCGGCCGCGACGAGTGCCACGTCGACCACTCGGTCTACGGCATGCTCGAGACCACCGTCGAGTGGCCCAGCGAGCAGGCCTTCGACCAGTGGCTGCGCAACATGGGCGAGCGGATCGGCGACCCAGTCTCCGACTCCGACCCCATCGTCGACTCGACGCTGCCGGACGGGTCGCGTCTGAACCTGATCTACTCCGACGACATCTCCGTCAAGGGCCCCTCCCTGACCATCCGCCAGGGCGACGAGGTCCCCCTGTCGATCTTCCAGATCACCAAGTGGGGCACGCTCAGCCCCGAACTGGCGGCCTACCTCTGGCTGTGCCTGGAGAACGAGCAGACGGTGTTCGTCGTCGGGGAGACCGCGTCGGGGAAGACGACGACGCTGAACGCCATCACCTCGTTCATCCCGCGGGACTCGAAGATATACACCGCCGAGGACACCGCAGAGGTGCTGCCGCCGCACAACACCTGGCAGCAACTGCTCACCCGCGAGGGCGAGGACGAAGGCACGAGCGTCGACATGTTCGACCTCGTGGCGGCCGCCCTCCGTTCCCGTCCGGACTACATCATCGTGGGTGAGGTCCGTGGCGAGGAGGGTCGGATGGCCTTCCAGGCGGCCCAGACCGGTCACCCGGTCATGCTGACGTTCCACGCCAGCGACATCGTCTCGATGATCCAGCGGTTCACCGGGGACCCGATCAACGTCCCCGAGACGTTCATGGACAACGCAGACGTCGCGCTGTTCCAGAACCGCGTCAAGCAGGGCGACCGGGTCCTGCGTCGCGTGACGTCGGTCCAGGAGATCGAGGGCTACTCCAAGGAGATGGACGGGGTCGTCACCCGCCAGGCCTTCTACTGGGACCCCGTCGAGGACGAGATCGTCTTCCAGGGCATGAACAACTCCTACGTCCTCGAGGAGCAGATCGCGACGCTGCTCGGGTACGAGGACACGCGCGACATCTACAACGACCTCGAGTACCGGGCCGACATCATCCGGCGCGCGATCCAGGAGAACATCACGGGCTACCACGAGGTCAACGAGTTCATCCAGAACTTCCAGCGCGACGGCATCGAGGGGGTCCCCTTCACCATCTCCCGGCCCGACTGA
- a CDS encoding flagellar protein G translates to MASASVSHLIIFIASMVVAASVVGVFTDSVNRLSNAISDQGLDVSSEVRSDVEIISDAGSDAVYDSDGNGNVTLHVKNTGSERLGPDLIDVFVDGRYTTAVTPTLLGGADSWGPGEVVQLEISATLGSGDHRVKIVVNGDEEVFEFRT, encoded by the coding sequence ATGGCCAGCGCCTCCGTCTCGCACCTCATCATCTTCATCGCGAGCATGGTCGTCGCGGCCAGCGTCGTCGGCGTGTTCACGGACTCGGTCAACCGGCTCAGCAACGCGATCAGCGACCAGGGACTGGACGTCAGCTCCGAGGTCCGCAGCGACGTCGAGATCATCTCGGACGCGGGCAGCGACGCAGTCTACGACAGCGACGGCAACGGGAACGTCACGCTGCACGTGAAGAACACCGGCTCCGAGCGGCTCGGCCCCGACCTGATCGACGTGTTCGTCGACGGGCGGTACACGACGGCCGTCACCCCGACGCTGCTGGGCGGCGCCGACTCCTGGGGGCCGGGCGAGGTCGTGCAGCTCGAGATATCGGCGACGCTCGGATCGGGCGACCACCGCGTCAAGATCGTCGTGAACGGCGACGAGGAGGTGTTCGAGTTCCGCACATGA
- a CDS encoding FlaD/FlaE family flagellar protein — protein MSGIGLVPTAQVTLPDGGIPLAVLLASGAAGMSIRNVFDSILPDDEEGGGGSEELADGGGLMAEEDGGDDLGGLGGMDDGDLGGLDDDGFGDDGFGDMDDAGGAATDELEHRLDELENEVGSLSSTVSTVRTENEQISESVEEVEENVRKLLDIYEMVTRGVNPFADDIDAGMGGGMGQDSSFGLFDGDGEEEDDEEIDEDIASADAEGFFDDDLVEEDDGGDPFDDGFDDGGDDPFGDDLEGGDGDDDESGKSFQELKDEYESGDAEWAEEEEDGEGDDGLDSDGTFDEDFDGGDEEDGEMDDLADDDLFDEVIEEDDAGSGVNPEPAAEPEPDPVADADPEPQPEPAPEPEPATAEAGEADGATEDDDGKPYLAELPDGFAGDLIVAEWLEYLVEQAGYREAARAVDYYETIDWIDEAVADQLQDVLRGFDDVEGGSGGLTIDHHTQSLRYVSQLDGGGEAVALSKLVGGGSDGLQR, from the coding sequence ATGAGTGGTATCGGGCTCGTCCCGACTGCGCAGGTAACGCTCCCAGACGGGGGAATCCCGCTCGCCGTGCTGCTCGCGAGCGGCGCGGCCGGGATGAGCATCAGGAACGTCTTCGACTCCATCCTCCCGGACGACGAGGAGGGCGGTGGCGGCAGCGAAGAGCTGGCCGACGGCGGCGGTCTGATGGCCGAAGAGGACGGCGGAGACGACCTCGGTGGACTGGGCGGGATGGACGACGGCGACCTCGGTGGCCTCGATGACGACGGGTTCGGCGACGACGGGTTCGGCGACATGGACGACGCAGGGGGCGCCGCGACCGACGAGCTCGAGCACCGCCTCGACGAGCTGGAGAACGAGGTCGGATCGCTGTCCTCGACGGTCAGCACCGTGCGCACGGAGAACGAACAGATCAGCGAGTCCGTCGAGGAGGTCGAGGAGAACGTCCGGAAGCTGCTGGACATCTACGAGATGGTCACGCGCGGGGTCAACCCCTTCGCCGACGACATCGACGCCGGTATGGGCGGCGGGATGGGCCAGGACAGCTCGTTCGGCCTGTTCGACGGCGACGGCGAAGAGGAGGACGACGAGGAGATCGACGAGGACATCGCCAGCGCCGACGCCGAGGGCTTCTTCGACGACGACCTCGTCGAGGAGGACGACGGCGGCGACCCCTTCGACGACGGGTTCGACGACGGCGGTGACGACCCGTTCGGCGACGACCTGGAGGGCGGCGACGGCGACGACGACGAGAGCGGCAAGTCCTTCCAGGAGCTGAAAGACGAGTACGAGTCCGGGGACGCCGAGTGGGCCGAGGAGGAGGAGGACGGCGAGGGCGACGACGGCCTCGACTCGGACGGGACGTTCGACGAGGACTTCGACGGCGGCGACGAGGAGGACGGCGAGATGGACGACCTCGCGGACGACGACCTGTTCGACGAGGTCATCGAGGAGGACGACGCGGGCTCGGGTGTGAATCCGGAGCCCGCGGCGGAGCCCGAACCGGACCCCGTGGCCGACGCGGACCCCGAGCCCCAGCCAGAACCGGCACCCGAACCGGAGCCCGCGACCGCGGAGGCCGGCGAGGCGGACGGAGCGACCGAGGACGACGACGGCAAACCCTACCTCGCAGAGCTGCCCGACGGGTTCGCCGGCGACCTGATCGTCGCCGAGTGGCTCGAGTACCTCGTCGAGCAGGCCGGCTACCGCGAGGCCGCGCGCGCCGTCGACTACTACGAGACCATCGACTGGATCGACGAGGCCGTCGCCGACCAGCTCCAGGACGTCCTGCGCGGGTTCGACGACGTCGAGGGCGGGTCGGGCGGACTGACTATCGACCACCACACGCAGAGCCTGCGATACGTCAGCCAGCTCGACGGCGGCGGCGAGGCGGTCGCGCTCTCGAAGCTCGTCGGAGGTGGTTCCGATGGGCTTCAGCGTTAG
- a CDS encoding chemotaxis protein CheC, with translation MRVDVQSFGTVNRLAREGSEAATASLSQLTGIDAAVDVTRITLMNRGDVGGELRGTEAVGVRFDLTGGLEGDAVLAFDADSAETVAGEMLPGAATPAMVQSCVEELGNVMMSGFVDGWADYLETTIEHSPPEYVAADGPAVLPDPTGSEREQRDSERSEATREQRGSERSGDPRKRERERPQRATREQVFVFASEIEWVGQPVNFYIYVLPEQGALTDLMTDIGDGESEAVPVDKLEVFNEMTRAGTATAADNVEMMTGIPTEAEVTGISFAPVEDVPRRIGSDTYVGTVVELSGTPSGFLLVLFDEASALTVAEALMPTAPDGEGVTDRHRAAIEELGNVVTSGFVDGWANVLQTTIDHSPPELVHDMGQAIVDPLAAQVGRNREHAFVVDATMRTDDVEFASEIHALPDGRGLREALEALDVERADQTEADADALF, from the coding sequence ATGCGCGTCGACGTCCAGTCGTTCGGGACGGTCAATCGGCTGGCCCGCGAGGGCAGCGAGGCGGCCACGGCGTCGCTGTCGCAGTTGACCGGGATCGACGCAGCCGTCGACGTCACTCGGATCACGCTGATGAACCGGGGAGACGTCGGCGGGGAACTGCGCGGCACGGAGGCAGTCGGCGTCAGGTTCGACCTCACCGGCGGGCTCGAGGGCGACGCGGTCCTGGCGTTCGACGCCGACTCAGCCGAGACCGTCGCGGGCGAGATGCTCCCCGGAGCGGCGACCCCGGCCATGGTGCAGAGCTGCGTCGAGGAGCTCGGAAACGTCATGATGAGCGGGTTCGTCGACGGCTGGGCCGACTACCTCGAGACGACCATCGAACACAGCCCGCCCGAGTACGTCGCGGCCGACGGGCCGGCCGTCCTCCCGGACCCGACGGGCAGCGAGCGGGAGCAGCGGGACTCCGAACGAAGTGAGGCGACACGCGAGCAGCGAGGATCTGAGCGCAGCGGAGATCCTCGGAAACGCGAACGGGAGCGACCGCAGAGAGCGACACGTGAGCAGGTCTTCGTGTTCGCCTCGGAGATTGAGTGGGTCGGCCAGCCGGTGAACTTCTACATCTACGTGCTCCCGGAGCAGGGCGCGCTGACCGACCTGATGACCGACATCGGAGACGGCGAGAGCGAGGCCGTCCCGGTCGACAAGCTGGAGGTGTTCAACGAGATGACCCGGGCGGGGACGGCCACGGCGGCGGACAACGTCGAGATGATGACCGGCATCCCCACGGAGGCCGAGGTGACCGGGATCAGCTTCGCGCCCGTCGAGGACGTCCCCCGGCGGATCGGGTCGGACACCTACGTGGGCACTGTCGTGGAACTGTCGGGCACGCCCAGTGGCTTCCTGCTGGTGCTGTTCGACGAGGCCTCGGCGCTGACTGTCGCCGAAGCGCTGATGCCGACCGCGCCCGACGGCGAAGGCGTGACCGACCGGCACAGGGCGGCCATCGAGGAGCTGGGCAACGTCGTCACCAGCGGGTTCGTCGACGGCTGGGCGAACGTGTTGCAGACGACCATCGACCACAGCCCGCCGGAGCTCGTCCACGACATGGGCCAGGCCATCGTCGATCCGCTGGCCGCTCAGGTCGGACGGAACCGGGAGCACGCCTTCGTCGTCGACGCGACGATGCGGACCGACGACGTGGAGTTCGCCAGCGAGATCCACGCGCTCCCGGACGGGCGCGGGCTCCGCGAGGCGCTGGAGGCGCTGGACGTCGAGCGAGCCGACCAGACCGAGGCCGACGCGGACGCACTGTTCTGA
- a CDS encoding DUF7500 family protein, whose product MDPGPDDVNPEEGKILSPEELDIADDEHVTEIDDGRYVVSPDVRTDTGRQRARTPDPDPTLEREPDPTPEREPDPTPELTDASVHEWLEQRFAENNSRYGFDVTAKFDGSVSQQQLVSNDIVTVFESLLLWYARQVDSETPVEEVLGILLSESSVPVRYPPGSLKRLVRTTDLSPDDTIADLLVAVGDDDGVRL is encoded by the coding sequence ATGGATCCGGGGCCCGACGACGTCAACCCCGAGGAGGGCAAGATCCTCTCCCCCGAGGAGCTCGACATCGCCGACGACGAGCACGTCACGGAGATCGACGACGGGCGCTACGTGGTCTCGCCGGACGTCAGGACCGACACGGGTCGGCAGCGAGCGCGGACTCCCGATCCGGACCCGACGCTGGAGCGGGAGCCCGACCCGACGCCGGAGCGGGAGCCCGACCCGACGCCGGAGCTGACCGACGCGTCGGTCCACGAGTGGTTAGAGCAGCGGTTCGCGGAGAACAACTCGCGGTACGGCTTCGACGTGACGGCGAAGTTCGACGGATCGGTCAGCCAGCAGCAGTTGGTCTCGAACGACATCGTCACCGTCTTCGAGAGCCTGCTGCTGTGGTACGCGCGGCAGGTCGACAGCGAGACGCCAGTCGAGGAGGTGCTGGGCATCCTGCTGAGCGAGTCCAGCGTGCCGGTCAGGTACCCGCCGGGGAGCCTGAAGCGGCTCGTCCGGACGACGGACCTCTCGCCGGACGACACCATCGCGGACCTGCTGGTCGCCGTCGGCGACGACGACGGCGTGCGCCTGTAG
- a CDS encoding ArsR/SmtB family transcription factor: MASAEILQTLGNKYSAEILDATEEPASAQELSDELGIPIATCYRRIDELTEHGLLELHDNILSDDRRRIKVYRRNVEEVTVEFEDELSVHVEERTEVTNKLDEAWRTLSEG; the protein is encoded by the coding sequence ATGGCTTCCGCGGAGATCCTGCAGACGCTGGGGAACAAATACAGCGCGGAGATCCTCGACGCGACGGAGGAACCGGCATCGGCTCAGGAACTCAGCGACGAGCTCGGGATTCCCATCGCGACGTGCTATCGGCGCATCGACGAGCTGACCGAACACGGGCTCCTCGAGCTCCACGACAACATCCTCTCCGACGACCGGCGCCGCATCAAGGTCTACCGGCGCAACGTCGAGGAGGTCACGGTCGAGTTCGAGGACGAGCTGTCGGTCCACGTCGAGGAGCGGACGGAAGTGACCAACAAGCTCGACGAGGCCTGGCGGACGCTCTCCGAGGGCTGA
- a CDS encoding archaellin/type IV pilin N-terminal domain-containing protein, with protein MIEQLTNDDDRGQVGIGTLIVFIAMVLVAAIAAGVLINTAGFLQSSAEQTGQESQEQVTNRLQVLSSTGEKTDLSADNEIGRVALTTTKAPGADDIDLEEVTVQWVDSSETYNLVYSDDGSVPDSADGTFSTQPFKDNDDSSPVINSPDDRIDMIINLGDDATGGAPGYLEEGETATLRITTSSGTATTERLVVPESLSGTSATNL; from the coding sequence ATGATCGAGCAACTCACGAACGACGACGACCGCGGTCAGGTCGGGATCGGGACCCTCATCGTGTTCATCGCGATGGTCCTGGTCGCGGCGATCGCCGCGGGCGTGCTGATCAACACGGCCGGGTTCCTCCAGAGCTCGGCGGAACAGACCGGCCAGGAGAGTCAGGAGCAGGTGACGAATAGGTTGCAGGTTCTCTCGTCGACTGGCGAGAAGACGGATCTCTCCGCCGACAACGAGATTGGGCGCGTCGCACTGACAACGACCAAGGCACCCGGTGCAGACGACATCGACCTCGAGGAGGTAACGGTGCAGTGGGTCGACAGCTCCGAGACATACAATCTAGTTTATAGCGACGACGGATCGGTCCCTGACAGCGCTGACGGTACCTTCAGTACCCAGCCGTTCAAGGACAACGATGACTCGTCGCCTGTCATCAACAGTCCCGACGATCGCATCGATATGATAATTAACCTTGGAGACGATGCCACCGGTGGTGCGCCAGGATATCTTGAAGAGGGTGAAACCGCGACTCTGAGAATTACTACGTCGTCCGGTACAGCGACTACCGAACGGCTCGTGGTGCCCGAATCACTGAGCGGCACCAGCGCGACCAACCTCTAA
- a CDS encoding ATPase domain-containing protein, with protein sequence MSLASQDLFSLGMEDHDRLNAELGGGIPPGSIILVEGDYGAGKSVMSQRFSYGLCEEGHDVTMLSTELTVGSFLDQMHSLSYDAVDHLLDENMLFLHADIGDGNTFSGGEEESDRKQLLKRLMEAEVMWDADVIVIDTFDSILRNDPKFEALVRQNEERQAALEIISFFRDIIAQGKCVMLTVDPSTLDEEAIGPFRSIADVFLELEMIEVGNDVRRQIAVKRFAGMGEQVGDTIGYSVRSGTGVVIESRSVA encoded by the coding sequence ATGAGCCTCGCATCGCAGGACCTCTTCTCGCTCGGGATGGAGGACCACGACCGACTGAACGCCGAACTCGGCGGGGGCATCCCGCCCGGGAGCATCATCCTCGTCGAGGGCGACTACGGGGCCGGCAAGTCGGTGATGAGCCAGCGGTTCTCCTACGGCCTCTGCGAGGAGGGCCACGACGTGACGATGCTGTCGACGGAGCTCACCGTCGGGAGCTTCCTCGACCAGATGCACTCGCTGTCCTACGACGCGGTCGATCACCTCCTCGACGAGAACATGCTGTTCCTGCACGCCGACATCGGCGACGGGAACACCTTCTCCGGGGGCGAGGAGGAGAGCGACCGCAAGCAGCTGCTCAAGCGGCTCATGGAGGCGGAGGTGATGTGGGACGCGGACGTGATCGTCATCGACACGTTCGACTCGATCCTCCGGAACGACCCCAAGTTCGAGGCGCTGGTCCGGCAGAACGAGGAGCGCCAGGCCGCCCTGGAGATCATCTCCTTCTTCCGGGACATCATCGCCCAGGGGAAGTGCGTGATGTTGACCGTCGACCCCTCGACGCTGGACGAGGAGGCGATCGGTCCCTTCCGGTCGATCGCCGACGTGTTCCTCGAGCTCGAGATGATCGAGGTCGGCAACGACGTCCGCCGCCAGATCGCCGTCAAGCGGTTCGCGGGCATGGGCGAACAGGTCGGTGACACCATCGGGTACTCGGTGCGGTCGGGCACCGGCGTCGTCATCGAGTCCAGGAGCGTCGCGTAA
- a CDS encoding chemotaxis protein CheW codes for MATTAASDQVLEFRLGDETYCVSIDYVTEIVDVGDLTTVPNAPPYVEGVMDLRGRTTAIVNPKDVFGIGEDGAERRVVVFDPSIAAEGDAVGWLVDEVEQVVGVDDERVDDPPGDGGDGAVTGVVKRDDGFVVWVDPATVHAE; via the coding sequence ATGGCGACCACGGCGGCGAGCGATCAGGTACTGGAGTTCCGACTGGGCGACGAGACGTACTGCGTCAGCATCGACTACGTCACGGAGATCGTCGACGTCGGCGACCTGACGACCGTGCCGAACGCCCCGCCGTACGTCGAGGGCGTGATGGATCTGCGCGGCCGGACGACCGCCATCGTGAACCCCAAGGACGTGTTCGGCATCGGCGAGGACGGTGCCGAGCGCCGGGTCGTCGTCTTCGACCCGTCCATCGCGGCCGAGGGGGACGCGGTCGGCTGGCTGGTAGACGAGGTCGAACAGGTCGTCGGAGTCGACGACGAGCGGGTCGACGATCCGCCCGGCGACGGCGGCGACGGCGCGGTCACCGGCGTCGTCAAGCGGGACGACGGCTTCGTCGTCTGGGTGGACCCGGCCACCGTACACGCGGAGTGA
- a CDS encoding flagellin, whose amino-acid sequence MGFSVSGSAAIVFVGLFVAFGMFYTATANGFENVHEAQDERTDRTLVAQNTAVELTIAEWNSTAGELTVRANNTGAAELTVGDVDLLADNTYLSGYVTEVGGDDDTDLWLPQERLTITVASLDSDPGRVKLVTGPGVAETARTEVVS is encoded by the coding sequence ATGGGCTTCAGCGTTAGCGGCTCCGCGGCGATCGTCTTCGTCGGGCTGTTCGTCGCCTTCGGGATGTTCTACACCGCGACGGCCAACGGGTTCGAGAACGTCCACGAGGCCCAGGACGAGCGCACGGACCGAACGCTCGTCGCCCAGAACACCGCGGTCGAGTTGACCATCGCCGAGTGGAACAGTACGGCCGGCGAGCTGACCGTCCGCGCCAACAACACCGGCGCGGCAGAACTGACCGTCGGCGACGTCGACCTGCTGGCGGACAACACGTACCTCTCGGGGTACGTCACCGAGGTCGGCGGCGACGACGACACCGACCTGTGGCTCCCCCAGGAGCGGCTGACGATCACGGTCGCGTCGCTCGACAGTGATCCGGGCCGCGTGAAGCTCGTCACCGGGCCCGGCGTGGCCGAGACGGCACGGACCGAGGTGGTGAGCTAG